One Nocardioidaceae bacterium SCSIO 66511 genomic window carries:
- a CDS encoding metalloregulator ArsR/SmtB family transcription factor produces MSMATAEAWTAMGDPTRREILATLTTRPLSVTELAAAFPISRPAVSQHLRVLKDAELVRVRQQGRQRIYEAEPKTLAALKSELESFWQQALANFKQIAEQATTEGKS; encoded by the coding sequence ATGAGCATGGCAACCGCCGAGGCGTGGACGGCGATGGGCGACCCGACCAGACGCGAGATCCTCGCGACACTCACCACGCGGCCGCTTTCGGTGACCGAACTGGCGGCGGCCTTCCCGATCAGCCGTCCCGCGGTATCGCAGCATCTTCGCGTCCTCAAGGACGCCGAGCTGGTTCGCGTACGCCAGCAGGGCCGGCAACGCATCTATGAGGCCGAGCCGAAAACCCTGGCCGCGCTCAAGAGCGAGCTGGAGTCGTTCTGGCAACAGGCGCTTGCGAACTTCAAGCAGATTGCCGAACAGGCAACGACGGAGGGCAAATCATGA
- a CDS encoding class I SAM-dependent methyltransferase gives MDEQSWDARYEERESIWSGRPNGALTVEAAELEPGQALDVGCGEGGDAVWLAERGWQVTAVDISKVALDRAAARSYDNAIAWKHGDLTQSAPPPTSFDLVSAQYFPLPRANPEAARGLIDAVAPGGTLLYVGHDLSTMDEHHHRDWDGPDPRDYFTPAEIAELLDEAWEIEVNEQRPRVDTPESSGHFAEDLVLRARRLR, from the coding sequence GAGTCGATCTGGAGCGGGCGGCCCAACGGTGCGCTGACTGTCGAGGCCGCCGAGCTGGAGCCCGGCCAGGCACTCGACGTCGGATGCGGTGAGGGCGGCGACGCGGTGTGGCTGGCCGAACGCGGTTGGCAGGTCACGGCGGTCGACATCTCGAAGGTCGCGCTCGACCGCGCAGCCGCGCGCTCGTACGACAACGCGATCGCCTGGAAGCACGGCGACCTGACACAGAGCGCGCCACCGCCGACCAGCTTCGACCTGGTATCGGCGCAGTACTTCCCGCTGCCGCGTGCCAACCCCGAGGCAGCGCGCGGGTTGATCGACGCGGTCGCACCCGGAGGCACGCTGCTGTACGTCGGCCACGACCTGTCGACGATGGACGAGCACCACCATCGCGACTGGGACGGCCCGGACCCGCGTGACTACTTCACGCCGGCCGAGATCGCCGAACTGCTCGACGAGGCCTGGGAGATCGAGGTCAACGAGCAGCGTCCGCGCGTCGACACCCCCGAGTCGAGCGGGCACTTCGCCGAGGACCTGGTGCTCCGCGCTCGCCGCTTGCGGTAG
- a CDS encoding SRPBCC family protein, translating into MTDTTTDAVVRLDVEVAVPREQAFRLFVEEFDRIKPREHNLLAVDIAETVFEPRVGGHVYDRGVDGSVCAWADVLAYEPPSRFVISWRINPQWQLETAPERMSEIEVRFTEIGPGRTRVDLEHRNLDRHGVGWEHARSALDGEGGWPLYLQRYQQVVAAV; encoded by the coding sequence ATGACCGATACGACCACTGACGCAGTCGTACGACTGGACGTCGAAGTCGCAGTACCCCGCGAGCAGGCGTTCCGACTGTTCGTCGAGGAGTTCGACCGGATCAAGCCGCGCGAGCACAACCTTCTCGCGGTCGACATCGCCGAAACTGTCTTCGAGCCGCGCGTCGGCGGCCATGTGTACGACCGGGGCGTCGACGGCAGCGTTTGCGCATGGGCAGACGTGCTGGCGTACGAGCCGCCGAGCCGATTCGTGATCAGCTGGCGGATCAACCCGCAATGGCAGCTCGAGACCGCGCCCGAGCGGATGAGCGAGATCGAGGTGAGGTTCACCGAGATCGGCCCGGGGCGTACGCGCGTCGACCTCGAGCACCGCAACCTCGACCGGCACGGCGTCGGTTGGGAACACGCACGCTCGGCGCTCGACGGCGAAGGCGGTTGGCCGCTGTACCTGCAGCGCTATCAGCAGGTCGTCGCGGCGGTGTGA